One Microbacterium marinum genomic window carries:
- a CDS encoding FHA domain-containing protein, with amino-acid sequence MRAVRYRPDGGEQAWRAAVTGSALAVLPPEVTSHAVEAVWRRLDAGGIGVILESLTGAFGTSLTAIPPFGLAIAEGDGVRVAVRGPVELVVETASGAESISGAGVSTWTERFIAGATQVSVELGAAGHADTLPIDSGVVPAASLVLRLTDDAPASGPIPVPAATAVPAAPAKPAVPAKPAAAQSAATQTPTPPTAAVPVADALGETVVTDAGAAKARRDEVAADDPPVDADESAAEEDASPSGVPGLVTGVPAASDRQDSEPQGRTPTELDDPMLGETIASPRKPATPPVPPVPSLPPFVPPAAPTPQRLGDHDGATISVAEARALRGESAPRFDSIDDVPARTPSQGRIRLADGRTFELERTVIVGRRPRSTRPAEAELPTLIAVDGPQHDISRNHVEIRAEGEHVLAVDLASTNGTVLLRGGHDPVRLHPNEPTMVVNADVLDLGDGVTLTFEDLP; translated from the coding sequence ATGCGCGCAGTGCGATACCGGCCCGACGGCGGTGAGCAGGCCTGGCGGGCCGCCGTGACCGGATCGGCGTTGGCGGTGCTGCCTCCCGAGGTGACCTCGCACGCGGTCGAGGCGGTCTGGCGGCGACTCGACGCCGGCGGCATCGGCGTGATCCTCGAATCGCTCACCGGTGCGTTCGGCACCTCTCTGACGGCGATCCCCCCGTTCGGTCTCGCGATCGCCGAGGGCGACGGTGTCCGTGTCGCCGTACGCGGCCCGGTCGAGCTGGTCGTCGAGACCGCGTCGGGCGCCGAATCGATCTCGGGTGCCGGAGTGTCGACCTGGACGGAGCGCTTCATCGCCGGGGCGACGCAGGTGAGCGTCGAGCTCGGCGCCGCGGGCCATGCCGACACGTTGCCGATCGATTCCGGCGTCGTCCCCGCCGCCAGCCTCGTCCTGCGCTTGACCGACGACGCTCCGGCATCCGGGCCGATCCCCGTCCCCGCGGCGACCGCTGTTCCCGCGGCTCCCGCGAAGCCCGCCGTCCCGGCGAAGCCGGCAGCCGCCCAGTCGGCAGCCACCCAGACGCCGACGCCGCCGACAGCGGCAGTGCCGGTGGCAGACGCCCTCGGTGAGACCGTCGTGACGGATGCCGGTGCCGCGAAGGCCCGTCGCGACGAGGTCGCCGCTGACGATCCGCCTGTCGACGCCGACGAATCCGCCGCCGAAGAGGACGCGTCGCCCAGCGGCGTCCCGGGCCTGGTGACCGGTGTGCCCGCGGCATCCGATCGGCAAGACAGCGAACCGCAGGGTCGCACTCCGACGGAGCTCGACGATCCGATGCTGGGCGAGACGATCGCGAGTCCGCGGAAACCGGCGACCCCGCCTGTGCCGCCGGTTCCGTCCCTGCCGCCGTTCGTACCGCCCGCGGCGCCGACTCCGCAGCGGCTTGGCGACCACGACGGGGCCACCATCTCGGTGGCCGAGGCGCGCGCCCTGCGCGGCGAGTCCGCCCCGCGCTTCGACTCGATCGACGACGTGCCCGCCCGCACGCCATCGCAGGGGCGGATCCGTCTCGCGGATGGGCGGACGTTCGAGCTGGAGCGCACCGTGATCGTGGGTCGCCGCCCCCGCTCCACGCGTCCCGCCGAGGCGGAGCTGCCGACGCTGATCGCCGTCGACGGACCCCAGCACGACATCTCCCGCAACCACGTCGAGATCCGCGCCGAGGGCGAACACGTCCTGGCCGTCGATCTCGCGAGCACCAACGGGACCGTCCTGCTGCGCGGCGGTCACGACCCGGTGCGTCTGCACCCGAATGAGCCGACCATGGTGGTGAACGCCGACGTGCTCGACCTGGGCGACGGCGTCACCCTGACGTTCGAGGATCTTCCGTGA
- a CDS encoding PP2C family protein-serine/threonine phosphatase, whose product MTELVIDIEAGAATHPGLKRRVNEDSHLARYPLFLVADGMGGHDAGAAASAAVVAEFALLAGARSVGIDAMRGALARARVTVDGIGNQGRAAGTTLSGVAVTEVDGSGYWLTVNVGDSRTYRYAEGELEQISVDHSVVQELIDAGVLDGAAAGTDSRRNEITRAIGAGSGGEADFWLVPAEPGDRMLICSDGLSGEVPEERIAQILADVRNPQEAATRLVHEAMLHGGRDNITAVVVDAVRVAGHDDDAYETAPAGGSYDAEGDTVPRAAAGGDG is encoded by the coding sequence ATGACCGAGCTGGTCATCGACATCGAGGCCGGAGCCGCCACCCACCCCGGTCTCAAGCGCCGGGTGAACGAGGATTCGCATCTGGCGCGCTATCCGCTGTTCCTCGTCGCCGACGGCATGGGAGGTCACGACGCGGGCGCCGCGGCGAGCGCGGCCGTCGTGGCGGAGTTCGCCCTGCTCGCCGGAGCGCGCTCGGTCGGCATCGACGCCATGCGGGGAGCTCTGGCTCGCGCGCGCGTCACCGTGGACGGCATCGGCAACCAGGGGCGCGCGGCCGGGACGACGCTCAGCGGCGTCGCCGTGACCGAGGTGGACGGCTCGGGGTATTGGCTCACCGTCAACGTGGGCGACTCGCGCACCTACCGGTACGCCGAAGGTGAGCTCGAGCAGATCAGCGTCGACCATTCGGTGGTCCAGGAGCTCATCGATGCCGGCGTTCTCGACGGCGCCGCCGCCGGCACGGACAGTCGGCGCAACGAGATCACCCGGGCGATCGGTGCGGGCAGTGGCGGCGAAGCCGACTTCTGGCTCGTTCCCGCCGAACCGGGAGACCGCATGCTGATCTGCTCCGACGGCCTGTCGGGCGAGGTCCCCGAGGAGCGGATCGCGCAGATCCTCGCCGACGTCCGCAACCCGCAGGAAGCGGCGACGCGCCTCGTCCACGAGGCGATGCTCCACGGCGGGCGCGACAACATCACGGCGGTCGTGGTCGACGCCGTGCGTGTGGCAGGGCACGATGATGATGCGTATGAAACGGCCCCGGCAGGCGGGTCGTACGACGCAGAGGGTGACACGGTGCCGCGTGCAGCGGCAGGAGGAGACGGCTGA
- a CDS encoding recombinase family protein has product MDAASGENAPADYAESRLIAIPADPADVPPALAALQSTPEWWLALPAGARLVGLVVSRPDMPSIVAQREALSRFGVPIEGFRHPAPETGETWEERLTRLFGRLGAGDVVVVTDAKALGRDASEETRTVAELRRRSVIVKVLDRG; this is encoded by the coding sequence GTGGACGCAGCATCGGGTGAGAACGCCCCGGCCGACTACGCCGAGTCGCGCCTCATCGCGATCCCCGCCGACCCGGCCGACGTCCCCCCGGCGCTGGCGGCGCTGCAGTCCACCCCGGAGTGGTGGCTGGCGCTCCCCGCCGGCGCACGCCTGGTCGGTCTCGTCGTCTCGCGCCCCGACATGCCGAGCATCGTGGCTCAGCGTGAGGCGCTGTCACGTTTCGGCGTGCCGATCGAGGGGTTCCGGCATCCCGCACCCGAAACCGGCGAGACGTGGGAGGAGCGGCTGACTCGACTCTTCGGGCGCCTCGGTGCCGGCGACGTGGTCGTCGTGACCGATGCGAAGGCACTGGGTCGTGACGCCTCCGAAGAGACGCGGACCGTCGCCGAACTGCGCCGGCGCTCGGTGATCGTGAAGGTGCTCGACCGCGGCTGA
- a CDS encoding protein kinase domain-containing protein has protein sequence MSSKRAPAPPPQLPGFTYQQVLGSGGFADVYLYEQALPRRRVAVKVLLADKMTGGAVEQFQAEANVMAMLSTHPAIVTIYQAGVSDDGRSYLVMEYCSKPNLQVRARTAPISVAEALRVGIQVAAAVETAHRAGILHRDIKPANILVTEYNRPALTDFGIATTADGTDPSAGMSIPWSPPESFADVPEFTVRSDVWALGASVYNLLAGRSPFEVPGGRNGGADLIRRIESEPLARLERPDAPASLHLVLERAMAKRSADRYESAVAFARALQKVQIELAHSVTPIDILDDSPPEEEKEEDGELTRVRGIVSIDPQTSPAAGPTWERSALGNAQGFAPPDTGGSDATALRAPMSIPPSAPVASPVEDGTIVRGPRAVPPAAAPYGTAPSAVPDTTQAGMAHAAATHPATTAPQGPVPVAPAPDGPKSRRGLWIGLAIAAAAIVVVGVVATASLLAPPPDETAPEPTTSEEPKPQDPVAGFVAPPADGRGAISGETAIFTWKNPDPESGDSFVWSRVTLDGSGSDARAVADPTVSIDLNGETQACIDVAVRRADGTVSQDSRICAAN, from the coding sequence GTGAGCTCCAAGCGCGCCCCCGCGCCCCCGCCGCAGCTGCCCGGCTTCACCTATCAGCAGGTCCTCGGTTCCGGCGGGTTCGCCGACGTCTACCTGTACGAGCAGGCGCTCCCTCGGCGTCGCGTGGCGGTGAAAGTCCTCCTCGCCGACAAGATGACCGGTGGGGCGGTCGAGCAGTTCCAGGCTGAGGCGAACGTCATGGCCATGCTCTCGACGCACCCGGCCATCGTCACCATCTACCAGGCCGGCGTCTCCGACGACGGCCGGTCGTACCTCGTGATGGAGTACTGCTCCAAGCCGAACCTGCAGGTCCGCGCCCGCACCGCGCCGATATCTGTGGCAGAGGCGCTGCGTGTCGGCATCCAGGTAGCGGCAGCCGTCGAGACGGCCCACCGCGCCGGCATCCTCCATCGCGACATCAAGCCGGCCAACATCCTCGTGACGGAGTACAACCGTCCCGCGCTCACCGACTTCGGCATCGCCACGACGGCCGACGGCACCGACCCCTCCGCGGGGATGTCGATCCCGTGGTCGCCGCCCGAGTCCTTCGCCGACGTCCCCGAGTTCACCGTCCGCTCCGACGTGTGGGCGCTCGGCGCCTCCGTCTACAACCTGCTCGCGGGCCGCTCGCCGTTCGAGGTGCCGGGCGGCCGCAACGGCGGCGCCGACCTCATCCGTCGCATCGAATCGGAGCCGCTCGCGCGGTTGGAGCGCCCCGACGCCCCGGCATCCCTCCACCTCGTCCTCGAGCGCGCGATGGCCAAGCGCTCAGCCGATCGTTACGAGTCGGCGGTCGCCTTCGCCCGCGCCCTGCAGAAGGTGCAGATCGAGCTCGCGCACTCGGTGACGCCGATCGACATCCTCGACGACTCCCCGCCCGAAGAGGAGAAGGAGGAGGACGGTGAGCTCACCCGCGTGCGCGGCATCGTCAGCATCGACCCGCAGACCTCCCCGGCCGCGGGCCCCACCTGGGAGCGCTCGGCGCTCGGCAATGCGCAGGGGTTCGCTCCGCCCGATACCGGCGGATCGGATGCCACGGCGCTGCGCGCTCCGATGTCGATCCCCCCGTCCGCACCGGTGGCCTCGCCCGTCGAGGATGGCACGATCGTGCGTGGTCCCCGTGCGGTGCCGCCGGCTGCGGCGCCCTACGGAACGGCCCCCAGCGCGGTTCCCGACACCACGCAGGCGGGGATGGCGCACGCGGCGGCGACCCACCCCGCGACGACTGCGCCGCAGGGGCCCGTCCCCGTGGCGCCGGCGCCGGACGGGCCGAAGTCGCGTCGCGGCCTGTGGATCGGACTCGCCATCGCGGCCGCGGCGATCGTCGTCGTGGGGGTCGTGGCGACGGCGAGCCTGCTCGCGCCGCCGCCCGACGAGACCGCCCCGGAGCCGACGACCTCCGAGGAACCCAAGCCGCAGGACCCCGTCGCCGGCTTCGTCGCACCCCCGGCCGACGGCCGCGGTGCGATCAGCGGCGAGACCGCCATCTTCACCTGGAAGAACCCCGACCCCGAGAGCGGCGACAGCTTCGTGTGGTCGCGCGTGACGCTGGACGGCAGCGGCTCCGACGCGCGCGCGGTGGCCGACCCGACCGTTTCGATCGACCTCAACGGGGAGACGCAGGCGTGCATCGACGTCGCGGTGCGCCGTGCCGACGGAACCGTCAGTCAGGACTCGCGCATCTGCGCAGCGAACTGA
- a CDS encoding RDD family protein encodes MMGRTPANLRHRVLAVLVDAAVAVGVVAVASSLAVTLSVVTDGAVPLALLGPISAAAAVAWLLVQSAMQGGQGSVGMRLLGLRLAHADDDQDLGFGRALGRNLVWAVTGGVIVGVFSPLFDPSPWRRGWHDLASGAVMADAIPARTAAPRAVRLPEVAIEPAPARERVTPATPRIAPASPRVEPAVPRVEPAVVRVEPAVLHLDPVALRAEPAVLPAAAASTRLSAPAASVAIAPSPASWAPSAPRAAARIPRTLPVDVISTVPGVPTRGGVSPSAAQAAPPATLALLVWDDGTRHTVYDATLFGRSPAGEPGLRVTPVRDETLSISKTHFEIGADAQGTWIVDRHSLNGVVITRGGMPQRIVPGERARLWAGDVVDVGDRRVTVESAR; translated from the coding sequence ATGATGGGACGCACCCCCGCGAACCTCCGTCACCGCGTCCTCGCCGTTCTCGTCGACGCCGCCGTCGCGGTGGGTGTCGTGGCGGTGGCCTCGAGCCTGGCCGTGACACTGTCGGTCGTCACCGACGGTGCCGTGCCGCTCGCTCTGCTGGGCCCGATCTCGGCCGCCGCTGCGGTCGCGTGGCTCCTCGTGCAGTCCGCGATGCAGGGCGGTCAGGGATCGGTAGGCATGCGGCTCCTGGGTCTGCGGCTCGCCCACGCCGACGACGATCAGGACCTCGGCTTCGGCCGCGCCCTCGGGCGCAACCTGGTGTGGGCGGTCACCGGAGGGGTCATCGTCGGTGTCTTCTCCCCGCTGTTCGACCCGTCGCCCTGGCGGCGCGGCTGGCACGATCTCGCCAGCGGCGCGGTGATGGCGGATGCCATACCGGCACGCACGGCAGCCCCGCGGGCGGTCCGCCTGCCCGAGGTAGCGATCGAACCGGCTCCCGCACGCGAGCGGGTGACGCCTGCCACGCCGCGCATCGCGCCGGCATCGCCGCGCGTCGAGCCCGCCGTGCCGCGCGTCGAGCCCGCAGTGGTGCGAGTCGAGCCCGCCGTCCTCCACCTCGACCCGGTCGCCCTCCGTGCCGAGCCGGCCGTCCTCCCGGCTGCCGCCGCGTCGACGCGGCTGTCCGCGCCGGCGGCATCCGTCGCGATCGCACCGTCGCCCGCGTCGTGGGCGCCGTCCGCCCCCCGGGCAGCCGCGCGCATCCCGCGCACGCTCCCGGTCGATGTCATCTCGACCGTGCCCGGCGTGCCCACGCGGGGCGGTGTCTCGCCGAGTGCGGCGCAGGCCGCGCCGCCGGCGACCCTGGCACTGCTCGTCTGGGACGACGGCACCCGCCACACCGTGTACGACGCCACCCTGTTCGGCCGCAGTCCTGCGGGAGAGCCCGGTCTGCGGGTGACGCCGGTGCGCGACGAGACCCTCTCGATCTCGAAGACGCACTTCGAGATCGGCGCCGACGCGCAGGGCACCTGGATCGTCGACCGTCACTCGCTCAACGGCGTCGTGATCACGCGCGGCGGGATGCCGCAGCGCATCGTGCCGGGCGAGCGTGCACGTCTGTGGGCCGGCGATGTCGTCGACGTGGGTGACCGCCGCGTGACCGTGGAGAGCGCGCGATGA